In one window of Ferrovum sp. PN-J185 DNA:
- a CDS encoding pyridoxal-phosphate-dependent aminotransferase family protein translates to MNPTIAYLPPKKINSFYPPQRTMMGPGPSEIAPRVLAAMSLPCIGYLDPIFVEMMDELKSLLRYVYQTDNPLTFPASGPGSVGMEMCFVNMVAPGDKVIVCRNGVFGGRMIENVERCGGIPVIVEDNWGEPVDPNKLEDALKKNPDTKVVAFVLAETSTGCMSDAKTLVEIAHRYGALTIVDAVTQLTGAPLFVDAWNIDAIYSGSQKCLSCTPGLSPVSFSERVVELVKNRKRKSQSWFMDLELVLGYWGNTNRTYHHTAPTNGLYALHEALLLVREEGLENSWARHNRHYLAFKAGIEAMGLEYLVKEEYRLPQMNAVKVPEGIDEAKVRKTLLTEFNLEIGAGLGPLAGKIWRFGLMGYSAKSENVMLCLSALGSVLLDLGYPIHLGHPEAAAHQSYAEQHAAEAARKKIKVA, encoded by the coding sequence ATGAATCCTACCATTGCATATTTACCACCTAAAAAGATTAATTCTTTTTATCCACCGCAACGTACCATGATGGGTCCTGGTCCCTCAGAGATCGCTCCACGTGTATTAGCTGCCATGTCCTTACCCTGTATTGGCTACTTAGATCCCATCTTTGTTGAAATGATGGATGAGCTCAAGTCTTTACTGCGCTATGTCTACCAAACAGACAATCCTCTCACTTTCCCTGCATCAGGTCCTGGTTCAGTGGGCATGGAAATGTGTTTCGTGAACATGGTCGCTCCTGGAGATAAAGTAATTGTTTGCCGTAATGGTGTATTTGGCGGCAGAATGATCGAAAACGTTGAGCGTTGTGGCGGTATTCCTGTGATTGTTGAAGACAACTGGGGTGAACCCGTTGATCCTAACAAGCTCGAAGATGCGCTTAAGAAAAACCCAGACACCAAGGTAGTAGCGTTTGTCTTAGCAGAAACCTCAACAGGTTGTATGTCTGATGCTAAAACCTTAGTGGAAATCGCCCACCGCTATGGTGCGTTAACTATTGTTGATGCAGTAACCCAATTGACAGGTGCGCCATTGTTTGTTGATGCGTGGAATATTGATGCCATCTACTCCGGTAGCCAAAAGTGTTTATCCTGCACCCCCGGTTTGTCCCCCGTGTCATTCAGCGAACGCGTAGTGGAGTTAGTTAAAAACCGTAAAAGAAAAAGCCAAAGCTGGTTCATGGATTTAGAGCTCGTATTAGGTTACTGGGGTAATACCAACCGTACCTATCACCACACTGCTCCAACCAACGGCTTATACGCCTTACATGAAGCCTTGTTGCTGGTTCGTGAAGAGGGCTTAGAAAACTCTTGGGCAAGACATAACCGTCATTACTTGGCGTTTAAAGCAGGTATTGAAGCCATGGGCTTAGAGTATTTGGTGAAAGAAGAATACCGCTTACCACAAATGAATGCCGTGAAGGTGCCTGAAGGTATTGATGAAGCTAAAGTGAGAAAAACGCTGTTAACTGAATTCAATCTAGAAATCGGTGCAGGGTTAGGTCCCTTGGCAGGCAAAATCTGGCGCTTTGGTTTAATGGGCTACTCCGCTAAATCAGAGAACGTTATGCTATGCCTCTCAGCATTGGGTTCTGTATTGCTTGACTTAGGCTACCCTATTCATCTTGGCCACCCAGAGGCTGCTGCCCATCAGTCTTATGCTGAACAGCACGCTGCTGAAGCTGCTAGAAAGAAAATTAAAGTAGCTTAA
- the metK gene encoding methionine adenosyltransferase, which translates to MSQYLFTSESVSEGHPDKVADQISDGVLDAILAQDPRARVACEVLTSTGLIVISGEITTTANINYIDVARDVVKRIGYNSSEIGFDYQTCAVLTALNRQSPDIAIGVNEGSGLDLDQGAGDQGLMFGYATDETDTYMPLAIHLAHRLVQRQSELRKDGRLPFLRPDAKSQVTIRYENGQAVAIDTIVLSTQHNPEISHADLKEAVIEEVIKPVLPKNMITPDTKYLVNPTGRFVVGGPMGDCGLTGRKIIVDTYGGAAHHGGGAFSGKDPSKVDRSAAYAMRHVAKNIVAAGLAQRCEVQVAYAIGIAKPVSLMVNSFGTGKVSDERLAELVLEHFDLRPKGIIQSLNLLRPIYSKTAAYGHFGREEPEFSWEALDRVAALKQAI; encoded by the coding sequence ATGAGTCAATATCTTTTCACCTCGGAGTCCGTCTCCGAAGGTCATCCGGATAAAGTTGCCGATCAAATCTCTGATGGTGTCTTAGATGCTATTCTAGCGCAGGATCCACGTGCTCGTGTAGCCTGTGAAGTATTAACTAGCACGGGACTGATTGTTATATCAGGGGAAATCACTACTACAGCTAATATAAACTACATCGATGTGGCTCGAGATGTGGTGAAACGTATTGGTTACAACAGTTCAGAGATCGGTTTTGATTATCAAACTTGTGCTGTATTAACAGCCTTAAATCGCCAAAGTCCTGACATCGCCATTGGCGTTAATGAAGGATCGGGGCTTGATCTTGATCAGGGGGCAGGTGACCAAGGTTTAATGTTTGGTTATGCCACTGACGAAACAGATACTTACATGCCGTTAGCCATTCATTTGGCTCACCGATTAGTTCAGCGTCAATCAGAACTAAGAAAAGATGGTCGTTTGCCATTTTTACGACCAGATGCCAAATCACAGGTAACCATTCGCTATGAAAACGGTCAAGCAGTGGCAATTGATACCATTGTTCTGTCTACCCAACATAATCCAGAAATCAGCCATGCTGATTTAAAAGAGGCGGTGATAGAAGAAGTGATCAAGCCTGTGTTGCCCAAAAACATGATTACTCCTGACACCAAGTATTTGGTTAATCCCACAGGTCGCTTTGTGGTGGGTGGTCCCATGGGGGATTGTGGATTAACAGGGCGCAAGATCATCGTGGATACATATGGTGGAGCAGCTCACCACGGTGGTGGAGCATTCTCAGGTAAAGATCCATCTAAAGTTGATCGTTCAGCAGCCTACGCCATGCGTCATGTGGCAAAAAATATTGTGGCAGCAGGACTTGCTCAACGTTGTGAGGTACAAGTGGCCTATGCCATTGGTATTGCTAAACCAGTGAGTCTGATGGTGAACTCTTTTGGTACGGGTAAAGTCTCAGATGAGCGTTTGGCTGAATTGGTGTTGGAACATTTTGATTTACGTCCTAAAGGTATCATTCAGTCATTGAATTTATTACGTCCGATTTACAGCAAAACTGCCGCCTACGGTCATTTTGGCCGCGAAGAGCCTGAGTTCTCTTGGGAAGCGTTGGATCGTGTTGCTGCCCTAAAACAAGCGATTTAA
- the xerC gene encoding tyrosine recombinase XerC yields the protein MSKISPTDPQIDRYCRYLAEERRLSLLTVKHYHRDLLLLAQHLNPLNVTEAKPPLIRQVIATLHAQGLGERSLSRLLSAWRGFYQFLIRQRIVTQNPCHDVRSPKVKKNLPHALSPDRAQLLMSDLGSDPIALRDHALLELFYSSGLRLQELASLNRQDIQWDENTVRVTGKGAKTRIVPIGRFAKEALERWLKIAQAQCKDNPALFLSRDGQRLSMRSIQQRITLRAQQVGLPDHVHPHVLRHSFASHVLQSSGDLRAVQEMLGHASIVSTQVYTHLDFQHLSKIYDQTHPRAKNKAKKDNSSSSE from the coding sequence ATGAGCAAGATATCACCGACTGACCCACAGATAGACCGCTATTGTCGCTACCTCGCTGAGGAGCGACGATTGTCACTACTAACCGTCAAACATTACCATCGTGATTTATTGTTATTAGCGCAACACCTCAATCCACTTAATGTTACTGAGGCTAAACCTCCACTCATTCGCCAGGTTATCGCAACACTTCACGCGCAAGGCTTAGGTGAGAGAAGTTTAAGTCGCCTACTATCAGCATGGCGTGGTTTTTATCAATTTTTAATTCGCCAACGAATAGTCACTCAGAATCCGTGTCATGATGTACGCTCACCTAAGGTCAAGAAAAATCTTCCTCACGCTCTCTCTCCTGATCGAGCCCAATTGTTAATGTCTGACTTAGGGAGTGACCCTATTGCACTGCGTGATCATGCGCTATTAGAACTATTTTATTCATCAGGATTGCGTCTACAGGAACTCGCTTCATTAAATCGACAGGATATTCAATGGGATGAGAATACAGTGAGGGTCACGGGTAAGGGTGCTAAAACTCGCATCGTCCCAATTGGACGTTTTGCCAAAGAGGCGTTAGAGCGCTGGCTCAAGATAGCGCAAGCTCAATGCAAAGATAATCCCGCGCTCTTTTTAAGCCGTGATGGACAACGCTTAAGTATGAGAAGCATTCAACAGCGGATAACCTTAAGAGCTCAACAAGTGGGGCTCCCTGACCATGTACATCCCCATGTGTTACGTCATTCCTTTGCTTCTCATGTTTTACAGTCCAGTGGAGATCTGCGTGCTGTACAAGAAATGTTAGGTCATGCCAGCATCGTATCCACTCAAGTGTATACCCATTTGGATTTTCAGCATTTGTCTAAAATCTACGACCAGACTCATCCGCGCGCCAAAAATAAAGCTAAAAAGGATAACTCATCGTCATCAGAATAG
- the metF gene encoding methylenetetrahydrofolate reductase [NAD(P)H], producing the protein MDSQKGHPKLFSFEFFPPKTPEGMEKLRQTQRQLSQLHPAFFSVTFGAGGSTRERTLGTVLDILKEGDQAAPHISCIGTTKDTLKDILEQYLANGIRHVVALRGDLPSGTYGGGEFRYASELVHFIRQEVSKELIIEVAAYPETHPQARSAQEDLLHFKEKVEAGANAAITQYFYNPDAYFDFVERCEQHQITIPIVPGIMPIANFSQLSRFSDACGAEIPRWIRQKMAGYGDDAASIRAFGLDVVTHLCDTLLSAGAPGLHFYTMNSAGLTSVIWDRLHLSSYKT; encoded by the coding sequence GTGGATAGTCAAAAGGGTCACCCTAAGTTATTTAGTTTTGAATTTTTTCCGCCTAAAACACCGGAAGGCATGGAGAAGTTGCGTCAAACTCAACGTCAGTTGTCGCAACTTCATCCGGCATTCTTTTCGGTTACCTTTGGTGCCGGTGGCTCAACCCGTGAACGAACGCTAGGTACTGTTCTTGATATTTTGAAAGAAGGGGATCAGGCTGCTCCTCATATCTCTTGTATTGGTACCACTAAAGACACGCTCAAAGACATCTTAGAACAATATCTTGCGAACGGTATTCGCCACGTAGTCGCTTTACGTGGAGATTTACCTTCAGGGACTTATGGCGGTGGTGAATTTCGTTATGCCAGTGAGTTAGTCCATTTTATTCGCCAAGAAGTGAGTAAAGAATTAATCATTGAAGTAGCCGCTTATCCTGAAACCCATCCTCAAGCCCGCTCTGCTCAAGAGGATCTGCTGCACTTTAAAGAAAAGGTCGAGGCAGGAGCTAATGCGGCTATTACTCAGTATTTTTATAATCCAGATGCGTATTTTGATTTTGTTGAGCGCTGTGAACAGCATCAAATCACAATTCCTATTGTGCCGGGCATAATGCCCATCGCAAACTTTAGTCAGCTTAGCCGCTTTTCTGATGCCTGTGGTGCTGAAATTCCGCGTTGGATTCGCCAGAAGATGGCAGGTTATGGTGATGATGCGGCGTCAATTCGTGCTTTTGGTTTGGATGTGGTCACACACTTATGTGATACCTTGCTGTCAGCAGGCGCCCCTGGATTACACTTCTATACAATGAATTCAGCCGGTCTAACCAGTGTTATCTGGGACCGGCTGCATTTATCAAGCTACAAAACTTAA
- the ahcY gene encoding adenosylhomocysteinase, with protein sequence MSALPKTQNEADFKVADIGLADWGRKEILIAEREMPGLMALREEYEGSKPLKGARIAGCLHMTIQTAVLIETLVDLGAEVRWSSCNIFSTQDQAAAAVAQAGIPVFAWKGETEEEFWWCVEKTIFGPNGWLPNMILDDGGDLTLVMHDKYPHLLENIRGISEETTTGVHRLNEMLKKGELKCPAFNVNDSVTKSKFDNLYGCRESLLDGIKRATDVMVAGKIAVVAGYGDVGKGCAQAFRGMGATVWVTEIDPICALQAAMEGFRIVTMDQAAATADIFVTATGNVNVITHEHLRAMKHDAIVCNIGHFDSEIDIASLRQYQWENIKPQVDHVIFPDGKRIIVLAEGRLVNLGCATGHPSFVMSASFTNQVMAQIELWNNPGKYSVGVYILPKHLDEKVARLHLKKIGAHLTTLTQEQATYLSISPQGPYKPLHYRY encoded by the coding sequence ATGAGTGCATTACCTAAAACACAGAATGAAGCTGATTTTAAAGTTGCTGATATTGGTTTAGCTGATTGGGGTCGCAAAGAGATCTTGATTGCTGAGCGTGAAATGCCAGGTTTGATGGCTTTAAGAGAAGAATACGAAGGTAGCAAGCCTTTAAAAGGCGCACGTATTGCAGGGTGCTTACATATGACCATTCAAACTGCGGTATTGATTGAAACTTTGGTTGACTTAGGTGCTGAAGTACGTTGGAGCTCTTGCAATATTTTCTCTACCCAAGATCAAGCCGCTGCAGCCGTTGCCCAAGCTGGTATTCCTGTATTTGCCTGGAAAGGTGAGACGGAAGAAGAGTTCTGGTGGTGTGTTGAGAAAACCATTTTTGGCCCCAATGGTTGGCTACCTAATATGATTTTAGATGATGGTGGCGACTTAACCCTGGTCATGCATGATAAGTATCCTCATCTATTAGAGAATATCCGTGGTATTTCTGAAGAAACCACCACAGGGGTTCATCGCTTAAATGAAATGTTGAAAAAAGGCGAATTAAAGTGTCCCGCTTTCAATGTTAATGACTCAGTTACTAAATCTAAATTTGATAATTTGTATGGTTGCCGTGAGTCCTTACTTGACGGTATCAAGCGCGCCACCGATGTTATGGTGGCCGGCAAGATTGCTGTGGTAGCAGGTTATGGTGACGTGGGTAAAGGCTGTGCTCAAGCTTTCCGCGGTATGGGTGCCACGGTTTGGGTTACAGAAATTGATCCCATTTGCGCGCTACAAGCTGCTATGGAAGGCTTTAGAATTGTGACTATGGATCAAGCGGCTGCCACTGCAGATATTTTTGTAACAGCAACAGGGAATGTGAACGTTATCACCCATGAGCATTTACGTGCCATGAAGCATGATGCTATTGTTTGTAACATTGGCCACTTTGATTCAGAGATTGATATTGCATCACTGCGTCAATATCAGTGGGAAAACATTAAGCCACAAGTGGATCATGTGATTTTCCCTGATGGTAAACGTATTATTGTTTTAGCTGAGGGACGTCTGGTGAACTTGGGTTGTGCTACAGGTCATCCTAGTTTTGTGATGTCAGCATCATTTACTAACCAAGTGATGGCACAAATTGAGTTATGGAATAACCCAGGAAAATATTCTGTAGGTGTGTATATTCTGCCCAAACATCTTGATGAAAAAGTGGCAAGATTACACTTGAAAAAAATCGGAGCGCATTTAACAACGCTCACTCAAGAGCAAGCAACGTACTTGAGTATTAGCCCTCAGGGTCCTTATAAACCTCTTCATTATCGTTACTAA
- a CDS encoding LpxL/LpxP family acyltransferase, which produces MRIGLLFLWLLHFLPMPWVNYLGSKLGSLAFLVARQRRLVTLTNLALCFPQWSESERQSIAKKHFQAFATHILSQGMAWFSPLHTMKQIVRYEHFDYLEEALKEGPVIILAPHFFGMDTGGICLAADVNILSLYARHKNPDIDKQIQRHRLRWARGKMFSRQDGIRPIVKDLKTGWAFYYHPDLDFGAKESIFVDFFTQQAATVPALSRLSKLTHAKVVPSYAYQDYAKGTLTIRFYKAWDNYPSNDVYADTRRMNAFIEERVLEKPELYLWSHKRFKTRPEGMLSPYN; this is translated from the coding sequence ATGCGTATCGGTTTGTTATTTTTATGGTTACTTCATTTTTTACCCATGCCTTGGGTGAATTACTTAGGATCAAAGCTGGGAAGCTTGGCTTTTTTGGTGGCAAGACAGCGTCGTTTAGTCACCTTAACCAATTTAGCATTGTGCTTTCCACAATGGAGTGAGAGTGAACGACAGTCAATTGCTAAAAAACATTTCCAAGCCTTCGCGACCCATATTCTCTCACAAGGTATGGCATGGTTTAGCCCGCTGCACACAATGAAACAGATTGTGCGTTATGAACACTTTGACTATCTGGAAGAGGCGCTAAAAGAAGGACCAGTCATTATTCTTGCTCCACACTTTTTTGGCATGGATACGGGAGGAATTTGTCTGGCAGCGGATGTGAATATTTTGTCATTGTATGCTCGTCATAAAAACCCTGATATAGACAAACAAATTCAACGTCATAGACTGCGCTGGGCACGCGGCAAGATGTTCTCACGCCAAGATGGAATTCGTCCTATTGTTAAAGATTTAAAAACAGGCTGGGCATTTTATTATCATCCTGATTTGGATTTTGGTGCTAAAGAATCAATTTTTGTTGATTTCTTTACTCAACAGGCAGCCACGGTTCCTGCTCTATCACGATTGAGTAAACTCACTCATGCCAAAGTGGTTCCTAGTTACGCTTATCAAGATTATGCCAAGGGTACTCTTACCATTCGTTTTTATAAAGCATGGGATAATTATCCTTCTAACGATGTATATGCAGACACAAGACGCATGAATGCCTTTATTGAAGAGAGGGTACTAGAAAAGCCTGAACTGTATTTATGGAGTCATAAACGCTTTAAAACGCGCCCGGAAGGAATGCTTTCCCCTTACAATTAG
- the dapF gene encoding diaminopimelate epimerase — MKFQFTKMQGSGNDFIVIDAIHQNIHLSEQDCQWLADRHFGVGCDQILLVEKALHQEHDFRYRILNADGSEVENCGNGARCFARFVFDKQLTHKHQLVVETAGGLISPTLLDDGRVTVNMGIPKFHPVEIPFIAESESLIYPVEVNGHVSKLSVVSMGNPHAVQVVEDIQLAPVLTDGPVIEHHPRFPQRVNAGFMQIINKHHIQLRVYERGAGETLACGTGACAAVVSGIRQHLLDGQVNVTTRGGVLTIQWAGEGSPVLMTGDAVTVFEGSVTLPEHTR; from the coding sequence ATGAAATTTCAGTTCACTAAAATGCAAGGCTCAGGCAATGATTTCATTGTTATTGATGCCATTCATCAAAACATTCATTTGTCAGAACAGGATTGCCAGTGGCTTGCCGACAGACATTTTGGTGTAGGCTGCGACCAAATTCTTTTGGTCGAGAAAGCGTTGCATCAAGAACACGATTTTCGTTATCGTATTCTCAATGCTGATGGCAGTGAAGTTGAGAATTGTGGCAATGGAGCACGCTGCTTTGCGCGCTTTGTGTTTGACAAACAACTCACTCACAAACATCAACTAGTGGTTGAAACAGCAGGTGGACTTATCTCACCCACCCTCCTTGATGATGGACGTGTGACGGTCAATATGGGTATCCCTAAATTTCATCCGGTAGAAATTCCTTTCATAGCAGAGAGTGAATCACTTATTTATCCGGTTGAGGTAAACGGACATGTGAGTAAATTATCCGTGGTATCAATGGGTAACCCTCACGCAGTGCAAGTGGTAGAGGATATTCAACTTGCACCCGTTCTAACAGACGGGCCTGTCATTGAACACCATCCGCGTTTTCCACAACGTGTCAATGCTGGATTTATGCAAATCATCAATAAGCATCACATTCAACTACGTGTATATGAACGAGGTGCAGGAGAAACGTTGGCTTGTGGAACAGGAGCTTGCGCTGCGGTGGTGAGCGGTATTCGTCAACATCTGTTAGATGGGCAAGTCAACGTCACCACACGCGGTGGCGTATTAACTATTCAATGGGCGGGCGAAGGGTCCCCTGTTTTAATGACAGGTGATGCAGTAACAGTTTTTGAAGGTAGTGTTACACTGCCAGAACACACGAGGTAA
- a CDS encoding DUF484 family protein — MSFSSKQVANWLTLHPEFFNEHSQLLTQLSIPHPHGSHAVSLNERQLIAFREKNRALESKLNELLSYAKENDDISNKIHHFSCELISQRQLSGVLATTYHALSEHFSVPYVTLRLWGVSSDETHKEEASEFLAVSHEIQHTLSELSEPLCGSELPHDIHTWLSSDEATCQSFALLPLKQHRCFGALLLGSPDSKRFFSGMGTLYLERLAELIAFSIKRHAHEQDITD; from the coding sequence ATGTCTTTTTCATCCAAACAAGTAGCAAACTGGTTAACCCTACATCCAGAATTTTTTAATGAGCACAGTCAATTACTCACACAACTGTCTATCCCTCATCCTCATGGCAGTCACGCCGTGTCTCTTAATGAGCGGCAATTAATTGCTTTTCGTGAAAAAAACCGCGCACTGGAAAGTAAATTAAACGAACTACTTAGCTACGCTAAAGAAAATGATGATATCAGTAACAAAATTCATCACTTTAGTTGCGAGTTAATTAGTCAACGACAACTCTCTGGCGTCTTGGCAACCACCTATCATGCCTTGTCAGAACACTTTAGTGTTCCCTATGTCACATTACGATTATGGGGTGTTAGTTCTGATGAAACCCATAAAGAGGAAGCTAGCGAATTTTTAGCAGTGAGTCACGAAATTCAACATACCCTAAGTGAGCTAAGCGAACCACTATGCGGGAGTGAACTACCTCATGATATTCATACCTGGTTGTCTTCTGATGAGGCAACCTGTCAGTCTTTTGCATTATTACCACTAAAACAACATCGTTGCTTTGGCGCTTTATTATTAGGCTCTCCTGACAGTAAACGTTTTTTTTCAGGGATGGGCACACTCTACCTAGAGCGCCTTGCTGAATTAATTGCATTCAGTATTAAACGTCACGCTCATGAGCAAGATATCACCGACTGA
- a CDS encoding TonB-dependent receptor yields MIKPIKLRALALLCFYPILSFAEDNPPVVMMSPVIVDATPPESSGRNRVSQEGVSQYHFSDTDIQSLPQGDNTPLNEVLLQAPGVVQDGFGQIHVRGNHGNLQYRLNGILIPSGLSGFGQIFDSRMISSMNLLTGALPADYGYDTAGVVDMHTAGAKSDPYGEVSVSAGTRNYFQTGIVANGSRGKLSYNLSASWLTNEIGINNPQAGLNALHDRTQQGNGFGFLAYDVNADEQISVMFGQANNAFQIPNRVGLTPLYNSTITPAPPSSQLNDQQNELNSFQVLTLKSHLSSSLDSQWSVYHRLSQIQYLPDGQLGDLFFTGVSSNITRRNEALGIENDTHYVVNLQHTLSWGLMAQNERFLTDNNSQVYYLNQLNANNIASTLPANVVNNTNSNSRYLGVYVSDQWHFMPLWTMNYGLRFDQVAGITNANQLSPRVNFLYQPNQRTTWHVGYANYFTPPANELINTTTVTTYANTTNASPSGANLTVQAERTQYVDMGIDYRLNSDWNINWDNYYSSVKSLQDEGQFGNALIYSAFNYNLGVIYGSEWSANYHHDRWSGNINFSVNRAEANGVQTGQYNFPQNEINYISQNWVYLDHDQRYTLSGSLLYRGQLATYSLDGLFGSGLRSGFANTQTLPAYATLNGSISHRFKSYHDVETRLTVLNIFDRSYLLRDGTGIGVGAPQYGFRRTILMTMSYPF; encoded by the coding sequence TTGCTGAGGATAATCCCCCCGTGGTAATGATGAGTCCCGTGATTGTGGATGCCACACCACCAGAGAGTTCAGGGCGCAATCGTGTAAGCCAAGAGGGAGTGTCTCAGTATCATTTTTCTGATACAGATATTCAGTCTCTTCCGCAAGGAGACAATACCCCACTGAATGAAGTCCTCTTACAAGCACCTGGTGTGGTACAGGATGGCTTTGGTCAAATTCATGTGAGAGGTAATCATGGCAATTTACAATATCGTTTAAATGGTATTCTCATTCCCTCTGGTTTAAGTGGCTTTGGCCAGATTTTTGATTCACGCATGATCTCTAGCATGAATCTATTAACAGGAGCGTTGCCAGCAGATTATGGTTATGACACGGCAGGAGTGGTGGATATGCACACCGCAGGAGCCAAATCGGATCCCTATGGTGAAGTGTCGGTAAGTGCCGGCACACGTAATTATTTTCAGACAGGAATTGTGGCTAATGGCTCCCGTGGCAAATTAAGCTATAACCTATCGGCCTCGTGGCTGACTAATGAAATTGGTATTAATAATCCCCAAGCAGGGCTGAATGCGCTTCATGATCGAACGCAACAAGGAAATGGTTTTGGTTTTCTTGCCTATGATGTGAATGCTGATGAACAAATCAGTGTTATGTTTGGACAGGCTAATAATGCGTTTCAAATTCCTAATCGGGTTGGCTTAACACCACTCTACAATTCAACCATAACGCCTGCACCACCATCGAGCCAATTAAATGATCAACAAAATGAATTAAATAGTTTTCAGGTACTGACCTTAAAAAGTCATTTATCTTCATCACTAGATTCACAATGGTCTGTTTATCATCGTCTCAGTCAAATTCAATATCTACCCGATGGTCAGTTAGGTGATCTATTTTTTACCGGGGTGAGTAGTAATATTACCCGTCGCAATGAGGCGTTAGGTATAGAAAATGATACGCACTATGTGGTTAATTTACAGCACACTCTGTCGTGGGGGTTAATGGCTCAAAATGAGCGCTTTTTAACTGACAATAATTCTCAGGTGTATTACCTAAATCAGTTAAATGCCAATAACATTGCCTCAACATTGCCTGCTAATGTGGTGAACAATACCAATTCAAATAGCCGTTATTTGGGCGTTTATGTATCTGATCAATGGCATTTTATGCCACTATGGACCATGAATTATGGACTACGTTTTGATCAAGTGGCTGGTATTACTAATGCCAATCAATTAAGTCCACGTGTAAATTTCTTATATCAACCTAATCAGCGTACTACCTGGCATGTGGGCTATGCTAATTATTTCACCCCTCCTGCTAATGAGTTAATTAATACGACCACTGTCACAACCTATGCCAATACCACTAACGCGTCACCTTCGGGAGCCAACTTAACTGTTCAAGCAGAACGTACACAATATGTTGATATGGGAATTGATTACCGTTTGAATAGTGACTGGAATATCAATTGGGATAACTACTACAGTTCCGTCAAAAGCCTACAAGATGAAGGACAATTTGGTAACGCGTTAATTTACTCTGCCTTTAATTACAATCTCGGTGTTATTTATGGCAGTGAATGGTCGGCAAATTACCATCATGATCGATGGTCGGGAAATATTAATTTTTCAGTAAATCGAGCTGAAGCCAATGGGGTTCAAACAGGACAATATAATTTCCCTCAAAATGAAATTAATTATATTAGCCAAAACTGGGTATATTTAGATCATGATCAGCGCTATACCTTATCAGGCTCACTTCTTTATCGCGGACAATTAGCGACCTATTCGTTAGATGGGTTGTTTGGTAGTGGTTTACGTAGTGGCTTTGCTAACACACAAACATTACCCGCTTATGCCACACTCAATGGTTCAATTAGTCATCGTTTTAAGTCTTATCACGATGTAGAAACACGTTTGACTGTGTTGAATATATTTGACCGCAGCTATTTACTGCGCGATGGAACAGGAATTGGCGTAGGGGCGCCACAATATGGATTTAGACGAACTATTCTGATGACGATGAGTTATCCTTTTTAG